In the genome of Bordetella avium, the window TTTATGTCGGCAAAAGGAAAAGCGCAGCCGCGACACAGGTGGGCACCAAGGCAGCCAGAAACAGCTTGCCGGAAGAAATACTGCCATCCGGGAAATGGCTTTTCAAAATGGCGAAACCGGCTGGATTGGGCGCATTGGCGATCACGGTCAGACCGCCGCCCGTCACGGCGCCCGCCACAAGCATATAACGCCAGCTGGCGCTGCTGCCTTCAACCAGAGACCCCAGATAAGTCAGTGCGGCATTGTCCGTAATCGCCGTGAGAACGGTTGCCCCCCAGAACAAGACCCAGGGCTCCAGCCCGCCCAACAAATCCTGCAACCACCATTTCTGCAGGCCGCCCAACACGACCAGACCGGCCAGAAAAAACCCCACCATCAGACCTTCCTTGACGAGCAGGCGGCTCTGGTGGCGCTTGTAAGCTTCGGCAAAGCCGATGAACATCATCATCAGGCCAAGAAACACCGCGGGATGGTGGGCCGTGAGCACCACGCCGACCAGAAACAGCACATGCACCAGCATGACAGGCCAGGGCACGGGCGCGCGCGCCTCGCCATCGGGCGCCTTGGCGTCACCGGCCAGCAGCGCCTCGCGGCACACCAAGGTCAGCACGGCGGCATTCAGAAAGACGGCGATCGCGGCGCGCCAGCCGAAGTTCGCCGCCATGAAAGCGGTATTCCACTCGAAAGTCGACGCCACCATCAGCACAGGCGGCGCGGCGTAAGAAGTCAGCACCCCGCCTATCGACACATTGACGAACAGCACACCCAAGGCAAGATACTTGAATCCGGCCCGTCCCTGCACACGGAAATACCCGTCGCGCAGCAATAGCGCCGCCAGCGTCATCGCGGCCGGTTCAGTAATGAAGGAGCCGCCCAAAGGCACCACCGACATCACGACAAAAAACGT includes:
- a CDS encoding putative Na+/H+ antiporter, giving the protein MTQPIEIIATLLFALAVLHTFSVPVFARLAHRNGPHAGIWHLLSEVEAVFGVWAFALIAVMAALQGSHAAVAYMDTRNFTEPLFVFVIMVVASSRPILELVNMLVKVIARALPVRRELATFFVVMSVVPLGGSFITEPAAMTLAALLLRDGYFRVQGRAGFKYLALGVLFVNVSIGGVLTSYAAPPVLMVASTFEWNTAFMAANFGWRAAIAVFLNAAVLTLVCREALLAGDAKAPDGEARAPVPWPVMLVHVLFLVGVVLTAHHPAVFLGLMMMFIGFAEAYKRHQSRLLVKEGLMVGFFLAGLVVLGGLQKWWLQDLLGGLEPWVLFWGATVLTAITDNAALTYLGSLVEGSSASWRYMLVAGAVTGGGLTVIANAPNPAGFAILKSHFPDGSISSGKLFLAALVPTCVAAALFLLPT